From Carettochelys insculpta isolate YL-2023 chromosome 22, ASM3395843v1, whole genome shotgun sequence, one genomic window encodes:
- the NELFE gene encoding negative elongation factor E isoform X1: MLALPPGLSEEEEALQKKFAKLKKKKKALLALKKQQSSTSAATQGGIKRSISDQPVVDTATATEQAKMLVKTGAISAIKAENKNSGFKRSRTLEGKLKDPEKGPAPTFQPFQRSMSADDDSQESRRPQRKSLYESFVSSSERLRDPDKEAEDERDAERESEREGLHGFEWDYDREHSRERSRERDRERDSSFRRSDSFPDRRAPRKGNTVYVYGTDMTQSLLRNAFSPFGAIIDLSMDSPRNCAFVTYEKMESADQAIAELNGAVVEDVQLKVSIARKQPMLDAATGKSVWGSLAVKNSTKGSHRDKRSQVVYNEDLF, from the exons ATGCTGGCGCTGCCGCCCGGCCTcagcgaggaggaggaggcgctGCAGAAGAAGTTCGCCAAGCTCAAGAAgaag AAAAAGGCGCTGCTGGCGCTGAAGAAGCAGCAGAGCTCCACCAGCGCAGCCACCCAGGGCGGCATCAAACGCT CCATCTCAGACCAGCCGGTTGTGGACACGGCCACAGCGACAGAGCAGGCCAAGATGCTGGTGAAGACGGGAGCCATCAGCGCCATCAAGGCAGAGAACAAGAACTCCGGCTTCAAGCGCTCACGGACGCTGGAGGGGAAGCTGAAG GACCCTGAGAAGGGACCAGCCCCCACCTTCCAGCCCTTCCAGCGCAGCATGTCGGCCGACGATGACAGCCAGGAG TCCCGGCGTCCCCAGAGGAAATCTCTCTACGAGAG ctTCGTGAGCTCCAGCGAGCGCCTGCGGGACCCTGACAAGGAGGCCGAGGACGAGCGGGACGCGGAGCGGGAGTCGGAGCGCGAGGGGCTGCATGGCTTCGAGTGGGACTACGACCGCGAGCACAGCCGGGAGCGGAGCCGCGAGAGGGACCGTGAGCGGGACAGCAGCTTCCGCC GGTCCGACTCGTTCCCAGACCGGCGGGCCCCGCGCAAGGGGAACACAGTGTACGTGTACGGCACGGACATGACCCAGAGCCTGCTGCGCAACGCCTTCTCGCCCTTCGGCGCCATCATCGACCTCTCCATGGACAGCCCTCGCAA ctgcgccTTCGTCACCTACGAGAAGATGGAGTCAGCGGATCAGGCCATCGCTGAG CTCAACGGGGCGGTGGTGGAGGACGTGCAGCTGAAAGTCAGCATCGCCCGCAAGCAGCCCATGCTGGACGCGGCCACCGGCAAATCCGTCTGGGGCTCGCTGG CCGTGAAGAACAGCACCAAGGGGTCCCACCGGGACAAGCGCTCGCAGGTGGTGTACAACGAGGATCTCTTCTGA
- the NELFE gene encoding negative elongation factor E isoform X2, translating to MLALPPGLSEEEEALQKKFAKLKKKKKALLALKKQQSSTSAATQGGIKRSISDQPVVDTATATEQAKMLVKTGAISAIKAENKNSGFKRSRTLEGKLKDPEKGPAPTFQPFQRSMSADDDSQESRRPQRKSLYESFVSSSERLRDPDKEAEDERDAERESEREGLHGFEWDYDREHSRERSRERDRSDSFPDRRAPRKGNTVYVYGTDMTQSLLRNAFSPFGAIIDLSMDSPRNCAFVTYEKMESADQAIAELNGAVVEDVQLKVSIARKQPMLDAATGKSVWGSLAVKNSTKGSHRDKRSQVVYNEDLF from the exons ATGCTGGCGCTGCCGCCCGGCCTcagcgaggaggaggaggcgctGCAGAAGAAGTTCGCCAAGCTCAAGAAgaag AAAAAGGCGCTGCTGGCGCTGAAGAAGCAGCAGAGCTCCACCAGCGCAGCCACCCAGGGCGGCATCAAACGCT CCATCTCAGACCAGCCGGTTGTGGACACGGCCACAGCGACAGAGCAGGCCAAGATGCTGGTGAAGACGGGAGCCATCAGCGCCATCAAGGCAGAGAACAAGAACTCCGGCTTCAAGCGCTCACGGACGCTGGAGGGGAAGCTGAAG GACCCTGAGAAGGGACCAGCCCCCACCTTCCAGCCCTTCCAGCGCAGCATGTCGGCCGACGATGACAGCCAGGAG TCCCGGCGTCCCCAGAGGAAATCTCTCTACGAGAG ctTCGTGAGCTCCAGCGAGCGCCTGCGGGACCCTGACAAGGAGGCCGAGGACGAGCGGGACGCGGAGCGGGAGTCGGAGCGCGAGGGGCTGCATGGCTTCGAGTGGGACTACGACCGCGAGCACAGCCGGGAGCGGAGCCGCGAGAGGGACC GGTCCGACTCGTTCCCAGACCGGCGGGCCCCGCGCAAGGGGAACACAGTGTACGTGTACGGCACGGACATGACCCAGAGCCTGCTGCGCAACGCCTTCTCGCCCTTCGGCGCCATCATCGACCTCTCCATGGACAGCCCTCGCAA ctgcgccTTCGTCACCTACGAGAAGATGGAGTCAGCGGATCAGGCCATCGCTGAG CTCAACGGGGCGGTGGTGGAGGACGTGCAGCTGAAAGTCAGCATCGCCCGCAAGCAGCCCATGCTGGACGCGGCCACCGGCAAATCCGTCTGGGGCTCGCTGG CCGTGAAGAACAGCACCAAGGGGTCCCACCGGGACAAGCGCTCGCAGGTGGTGTACAACGAGGATCTCTTCTGA